The genomic stretch AGTCATCAGAACAATTAACCTCATCAGAGTACTCAGAATGACATCTACTATGGATTCTCCGCTTCTGCCATCCTGACAGTCCTCTGATATATTTTTGTTGGAACCAAAATCTTGGCGGAGGGAAATCCCTGAACAACATCCTGACTTCTTAAGGTGGGATGCTTATCTCCTTAGGCTACATCAGACTGTAGCTATTGCTTACTTCAAGCCTAGTGTTAAATTTTCACAGTGGCCACACCATGGAACATAGACCTCTACAAACCACAAACCATGATGGAGTTAAGAAATATAGAGGAATATATACCATTAATCTGCACCGTGCCCTGCTGCTCCAGTGTCCTGGACCTCAGTCCATCCTATGTAGGAAGGTGATAGCCTGCAATAGAACTTTAAGACCACTCTCATTCCATACCTATTTTCTAGATGAACAAACTGATGCACGGAGAAGGGGAGTATTTTGTCTAAAGAGCTAGAGGATCAATGACAGAATCAGTTTATAAGCCTCATGGTAGTGGCCATCAGTGTACAAATGATAGATTTTGTAGTCTTTTGTTATCGTCAAACTAAATTCTTTCAAAACAAATGGAGATGACTCATTCATATCTGTCTTAATAGTGAAAAAGATGCcattctttatttgaaaaaaaaaaaaagtttctccctCTTGTTcccaagaacaggaaaaaaaaagtcaattttttttttttttccccttggagaATACTGGTCAAATTCTCTTTGGAGGGTCCTATAGCTCTACCCTATCATCATCGTACAATTAACAACTTTTGCCTTTCCTGTGGGAAACAAGCATGTATAGCAAAGTCTGCCTGTTGGTTATAGTACTGAAATTAAGACAAACTAAACTCCGTCTGTAACTTTTCCAGAAGACAGTGTTTGAAAATTGCAACTTATACTCACACAATGCTTTACAGACACACTGTATTTCAATTGTTGGAAATATGTGCCACCAAGGAGCAGAGAGAAACCTGCCCACTGAAATTGCGCCACGTGAGACATGGAGTTGTTGTTATATCTCTTATCTGACCATTATTTCTGCCTTGAAAGCAGTAATGAAATAGACAAGAAGAGGCCTCTCCCTGAAGCAGCAGCCCCCCCTGGGAAGACCCTTTATACTTATTCTCCCAGAGGCTCAGCAATCCAGGTTTGCCCAAGTGAAAGGCTAAAGTATCACTGTGGATGAGACCTGAATGCTGTTTAATTATTTGCAGTAGATACaatgtagttatttttaaagtagaCATTTAAATATTAACCTATCCTTATTCTTAGTTTCTTTTGTCCTCCTCATTCCAAAGAGCCAAAACTAGGCCTAGTCCAGGGAAGGTAGTCATACACCCCTGATTCCTATTGGCTGTTCTATTTAAAGGAAGGCAGCTATTATGGGGAGAATTTTATCCGCCTCCCCCCGTCTCGCTAAACCCTCAGAATGTAACCATATTTAGGGAtagagtctttaaagaggtaattaaattaaaatgaggtccttGGAAAGTGGGTAAGTCCTActccaatatgactagtgtccttttaagaagaggagatttggACATAGACAAGTACAGAGGGAACACATGTGAAGATAGAGGGGGAAAGATGGCCGTCTAcaagctaaggagagaggcctAGAACccatccttccctcacagccctcagaagtaaacagccctgctggcaccttgatctcagacttctagactccagaacagtgagaaaacaaatttctgttttttcagCCACCCAGACTGAGGTACCTTATTATGACAGCTTTAGCAAACTAATAAAACAGCCAATATGTTACTATAATGTTACAATCCCAATCCTGTGTCTCTTTAGCTGTAGACCAAAGATACCACTAGCACTTACCTCATTagattggaaaaataaattagataatgCACAGTATCCAAAGATAATACACACTTAATAAGTGAAAGCCAATAactactgtgatttttttcccctatatgCCAAAAGCAAGATGTAAGTGCCGTACAGTTTACTGCTTAAGGGCAGATCCTTGAGTGAAGAGCCATGACGTAAACTCTGACATTCAATAATCCCTCAAATGACAAAATATTAGAGCAAACGAAATGAACAACTTCCAGACGTACTGGAGATAAGCAAGAGAAATACATGAACGGGAATAAAATGCTGAAAATAGCAAAACCAAATAGAGCACCAAAGGAAGGTCATTTTGTTAATCTGGATTAATAAAGAACCTACTCTAAAGCAGCCTAAACAGGTGGAAGGAACATAGGCCCTGGAAAACCTTTTGTGACTGAAGTTCTGCCCAATGCTTGTTAGCTGGTTATCTTGGATACTacttcagtgagcctgtgtgtaTGGTCAGGGCAcacaagatggctgttctcttgctctctgtacatcccctgatCGAACAGTCCCTGCTTCACCTCACCCTACTCACAGGACTGACCTTTCCTCTTAATCATAGAGCTTATCAGTATCTGCTTAAGTGCTTGCCCCTGCTCCAACCAGAAATTTTTCTGATTCTTAGAACAAAACGGCTCTAGCATGCTGAGTTATTAAAGGGAAATATCTGCCCCCTTGATGGTTGTTAACCAAAGGGACGGTGAGGGATGTCCTCCTCTGCTGGCTTCCGCGGTAACTGATGAGCCCACCTGACATCAGCTCCCCCTATAATTGGTACACTGGTACAccccccacccaacccccacCATGAAGACTGCTGCCATGTCCTGTCTGCTGTTGGTACGGAGTGGGGAGTCACTCTAGAActttgcttcagacatgtaagattCCCTGTTCaataaaccattgatgtctctgttgctgtctCCAGGCATTTTCTTTGGTCTCGAGGCTGGGCAATTACAGGACTTGCAGGCCTACAGGGTGCAGCCTAACACTGTGATTCTTCTgattacctgtaaaatggagataataataaggCCCCAGTTTTCTTAGAAGGATTTTATGAGATGATGTACCCTGCTTCCAAGTGTGTTCTTGGGACCCAGGTGAGGTGCACAAATAAAAGTTACTATGAAAAAGACattaacacagatttttttctttcaacaaaataattattaaataatatgagaaataaaaataagtataatttaaTAAACGTTCCACCACAAAGTGAGCTTCCCTGGGTCATATAGCTTTATATTTCCTGAGTAAGACATATAATAGTGGCTCAATTAAATAGTACATTAATTAACCAGTATTTTCTCAGATCTGTACTGAGTATCACTGGGGGCATGGAAAATTATCATAAATAGTATGTGGACTTTGGTGTTTAAAATGTTGAAACAGAGTGAAAATATCATTCTCTTTTCTACTCTCTCTAAATCTTTCTGATTAAGTAACTGGGAAAGCATTAATTTGGTGCTAGCAGATCTTTAAGACCTTGCAAACACTTGTTaatcctttcccccttccccagtCTTTCAACTTCATAACAAAGAACAAGTTTCAGACTAAAAGTAGTAGACAGCAAATAGCATTTAACTGAAAttgaataatatatacatatatttacatattgttTTATAGTTGTATTCTGTTCATGGTCAGAGGCAGGAATTTTCCACTAtggttatcttttaaaatagattgatttcattttttttttttttttttcttttttggctgagcAGCCctgcttacaggatcttagttccccgacctgggattgaacctgggcccacagcagtgcaagtgcagagtcctaaccactggactgccagggaattcccctaaagaattttatttttttaatattaagtaaaCAATAGTATAGATTGCACCctgatacagaaaaaagaaaaaatcataaaagtggAACTCAAATAACTGAAGTTTGAACAATACTGAATAAAATAAGCAATGTCATAAACCAGTAAATGGCAAAATGGCACTATATTTATACTTCTATATAAATTATAGatctatatatgttatataaatatataaattatatattatagcaTTAATATAACACTActtatatataattgtatatataaaatgtaatataattaatatttattattattacatcaaACTGTATTTAATATTAACTGCTGTAGGAACTTGGAGGGAATAATATTATTCTGGAATGTGGCAATCTGGGAAAGTTTCTTGGAAGAGGTATAACAAGATTTGACTTCGAAAGGATCATTAAGGTTTCAGTTGGTATCTTATTAACTAAATATGTTGGGTAACACATTATTCCAAAATTGAAcagcttaaaacagcaaacatttattacctCATAGAGTTTCTtagggtcaggaatctgggagcaGCTTTGGTGGTAGTCCGATTCAAGATCTCTCACAAAGCTGCAATCAGGTCATCTAAACTTTAGATTCTAAAGACTTGACTGGGACTGGAGCTTCTGAAGTCCAAGGAAAAGCTTGTTTATAATGTtgttggctggaggcctcagtACCTCACCATGTGGATATCTCTATAAGGTTACTCAAGACAAGGACTGGCTTCCTTCCTCTGGAACAAGTGATCCAAGAGAGTGGGAGTGATCAAGATGGAAGTCTCTTATCGAATCTTGAAAGTGACAtaccattacttctgtcatatcCTGTTGACCATAACGCTGGAGCAATGTGGGAAGGGCACCAGTATTAGAAGGTAGGGGTCACCGAGTGCCATCTTAGAGGCTACTTCCCACAGTTGGTACAGAAGAGTGTGCCTCTCAATCCTCATAGCCATCAGCATTAGCTGGGGAATTTCAAATACCCCAGATGTCCAGGCCCCTCCTCTGATcaattgaatcagaatctctaggggcAAAGCTCTgaagtaatatattttttcaaagttctACCAGCAAGTTTGATGCATGATTAAAATTGGAACCACTGGACACAAGAGGAGTGAGAAACTAGGAACGTAAAAGTGAGAGTGGCCCTTTGATTATTACCTAGTTACATGGATAATGTACCATGAGAAGAAATATGAGAGATTTTGCTCTCTTGGCTTGAGACAAGGGTGGAAATAAGGCCAGAAAAAACTAAAGAAGTTGGAGAAAGGTTAAGATTCAGGAGTGGACACATGTATTAAATGATGGGTATGGGTTTGATGTTTGAAAGAGCCTTATTTGTCAGTGGCTCTTGTTTGTGTGGTCCCTGGTGACCCCCAACTGGAAACAGATTCAAAATCAGTGATTCTTCCAGAGGAATTTCCTCAGTTCAGGAAGCTTTGGAGAAGAGGACTATTCTGGAACAAAAAGTAACTGTTGGGAGTAAAAGGCCTGGAGTTCCTATATCTGTAAGGAAGGGTTTGGTACTTCTCCGGGGTCCCTGATGCCCTGACTTGGCCTGGTAGTCCTTCTCTCTAACCTCTCTGAGAGGTTTCAGCAAAGAAGTAAAGACACTTCCACACAGAGCACCATGCCCATTGTCCTTTTGAAGTCCAGGATCAGGGGTCAAAATGAGTCACAGCTGATCACCCAAAACCCACAGCTTTCTGCAGCTACTAAGAATTTGAAACATAAGAATGAAATCCAAAGCCATTATACTGTCATATACGGTCCTACACATTCTGGAAGGCCCCGTTCCCAGCACCGTTTCCCACCTCCAGCTATTTTGCCACCTCAGACCCAGTCACACTGGCCACCTGCTGTCCCTTGTCTAACACTGGGTATTTCCCCCTTATCCCACATATACATTCGGGGTCTCTTGTTCCTGCTTCCTTCTGCCTAGAAGAATCTTCCCCACTCCCTCGTCTCTTCATCTTTGTTAAAATTTCACCTTGATGAGCAGTCTGTgattatgttatttaaaatggAAGATACAAAACCattctttatcttcttttctgctttgttttcctcCCAAATGTTTAATGTTCATTATCTTCTGacactctttttttgttgttgtttttgttatgtGCGTGTCTGTTCCCACATTAGAAAATAAACTCTATGTGTGCATGACTTCCTTTCTGTTTAGTTCATTGATATATTTCTGGCACCTAGAAGAGTTTATGGGACATAAtatgtgctcaacaaatatttattgaaagaaaaaatgaactaGAAAACACTGTACGGGCTGAACTTTGAGATTCAGTTTGATAAATGAAGATGACCTTAAGCCTTTCAAATGCCAAATAGATGTATAAGAttcctttttaatatatacaaaatatgtgCATAATAATTCTTAGACATTCACAAAGCAGTCTCACTGATCCTCACAATAGTCATGTGACTAGGAATTGCTGTTATGCCCAGTTTACTGATAGGGAAACTGTGTTTCAGAGAAGCCAAAATCTTGGCCTCTTAAAATAAGTGGCAAATGTTTTAGGAATTGGTCTCCTAATTTCAAGTGTAGGTCCCATAGGCCAATCATAACAGTGGACACAGGTAATGttgattaaaaatgaattataagGGAATtatctggtggtccagtggttaagactctgtgcttccaatgtagTGGTTGGATAtctagatcccacaggccatggcaCGGCCCACCCCTCCtcaaaaaaatattgtaaaataaaatgctaaataCTGAAAGAATACTCTAGAAATAAATCACACTTCCTAGGTCTAATGGAGATAAAGGCATAAAGATATAGGAAAGACTGGGAGGTCCCGGCTTGCATATAGAcagggtgtatgtgtgtgggagaggttgaaataaaaaggaaaaaaaactctgGAGAAACTTCAAGAAGGTAAAACAATGCAAGTTGGAATAATCAGAGAGGCGATTAGATTTGAGATTGGCTTTGCAGGACAGACAGGATTTCGATGGTAGAGGAACTGGGACTtaacagaaacagaatggagaacgGGCTATATGGTGCATTTCAGGAAATAACTGTATCTTTCTAGGCCTAATATTAGTCATGTCTTCACTACATCAATAACAATTCTAATTTCATATTCAATGTTAATTGATGTAGTAAAGAAATGAACTAATATTAAACTCCATAAATATTCTGCATGTTTCTAGTGACTTTTTGAGGCTACAGGGAAGGCAATCACTGGCTTTTGTCTACAGTTTTGGCTTAACTCTCCTTTGTTCCTGAGCTCATAAGTTCAGCCCCAATTTTGTGCTTTCTATTCCCAGAAGCCCAAGGCCTCCTGTCCTTTAATGGGAAAAGATTGAATAATATCTAGAAAAACAGTAAAGATGTTGGCTTTTACTATCTTAATATCTGATAGTCTGTAGCATGCTTGGGACTTATATTTCCACACTGATTCTTGAGAATGCCTAATTAGCTCTGAAATACGGGCCTAAACACTGGGAGATTGCGCTTCCCCCTTGGAGAAAAATGCCACCCTTCAGGTCTCAAAGACTGCCTTTTCATTTAGAGTTTCTCCCTtattacaaggggaaaaaaaggtaaagagaaaacaGAGTGAGATGAAATGTGGAGCTGATTCAGAAAAGAAACGGATACTCTATAAATTCTTTTTCCCAATTAAAATTTTGACCATGTAAAAATAATAGTGAACAGAAATGCCATTCCCAAAAGGGGTGACACATTAAAACTCAAGAATGCAGCAGGATCAAATTACATGAAAAATCTAAAGGGGACACAACCTGCTTGTTttcctttaattccttttttgggGTGATATTTACAAAGCATGGTGAGGGTCAGGGCATGGAATGGCAAGTGTACGACTGCGGAAAAATGATGTAAGATAAGTAAACGTTCAGTTTAAGAGCATttgagggggcttcccttccctggtggcgcagtggttgagagtccgcctgccgacgcaggggacacgggttcgtgccccggtccgcgaggatcccacatgccgcggagcggctgggcccgtgagccatggccgctgagcctgcgcgtccggagcctgtgctccgcaacgggagaggccacaacagtgagaggcccgcataccgcaaaaaaaaaaaaaaaaaaaaaaaaaaggaaaaaaaattaaaaaaaaaaaaagagcatttgaaATTCGCTAGCCACTAACTTATTCAAAGATTGATCCTCAGAGTAAAGCTGAGCTGGacggtaagtgaaataagcacaATAAAATTCGTTTTGGGTGATGGCTGTAACATGTACAACTTGTTATCAGATCATCTTATTTGAAATGCCACAAACCCAAAATATAATTTGTTTCACAAATTAAGCAGCATTTACTAAAGGCTTCAGATTAACATTGCTTTTGTCTACCTCTAAAGCTGTTTAAACTAAGTGCCAGTTCTCTTTGGAAAGCGTGGATGGCTCTGAGAAGAGCCTTTGGATATGACGGAACCTGATCAACTGCTTTGCAGCCAGTGGCTCACTTGGAGCTCGTGTACTTGGTGACAGCCTTGGTGCCCTCAGACACGGCGTGCTTGGCCAGCTCGCCGGGCAGCAGCAGGCGTACGGCCGTCTGGATCTCCCTGGAGGTGATGGTCGAGCGCTTGTTGTAATGAGCCAGGCGAGACGCCTCGCCCGCAATGCGCTCGAAGATGTCGTTAACGAACGAGTTCATGATGCCCATGGCCTTGGACGAGATGCCGGTGTCCGGGTGGACCTGCTTCAGCACTTTGTACACGTACACGGAGTAGCTCTCCTTGCGGCTGCGCTTGCGCTTCTTGCCGTCTTTCTTCTGAGCCTTGGTCACCGCCTTCTTGGAGCCTTTCTTCGGGGCAGGAGCGGACTTAGCAAGCTCAGGCATGGTGAAGTGGCGTTAACAAAATCCTCGAGAAACAAAGAGTGAGCAATGGGCGAGGCGAGTCCGACTCACTTACAACTGCATATTCAAATGAGACTTAGTAAAGTTCTATGTCTGATTGGCGAATACTGGTAATGACGTCATTAAAATCTTGTCCAATCAGAACGCGCATTTAAAGGACCGACACGTATCTTTTAAAACGGAATTACTACTTTACCCAATGGAATAGCTTCTTTTTCGCGCCCAGCTGCAGCTATAAAATATGCgattttctcctttccccttagtTGTTTCTGGTGTAGgctttaaaatattgcattatgTCTGGACGTGGTAAGCAAGGAGGCAAAGTTCGTGCCAAGGCCAAGACTCGCTCTTCTCGCGCCGGGCTCCAGTTCCCCGTGGGCCGAGTGCACCGCCTGCTCCGAAAGGGCAACTACGCCGAGCGGGTCGGGGCCGGCGCGCCGGTTTATCTGGCGGCGGTGCTGGAGTACCTGACGGCCGAGATCCTGGAGCTGGCGGGCAACGCGGCCCGCGACAACAAGAAGACGCGCATCATCCCGCGCCACCTGCAGCTGGCCATCCGCAACGACGAGGAGCTCAACAAGCTGCTAGGCAAAGTCACCATCGCTCAGGGCGGCGTCCTGCCCAACATCCAGGCTGTACTATTGCCCAAGAAGACCGAGAGCCACCACAAGGCCAAGGGCAAGTAAGGCCTCAAGAGCAACGCCTTCGAAACCAAAGGCTCTTTTCAGAGCCACCTACTTTTTCTGCGGAGGAGCTGGGACAGTAGTTTCACTTAATTCCATTGTCATAATTGCCTGGGGAAAATAAATTACTTCATGTAGTAATTTGGCAAGCAGTTTGAGCCATTTTTCGGACTCCTAGTCATGTCCTCGGAATGTCAGGAAGAAATCAAGAGCTTTGGTAAGGAAGTAAGTGCAGTGTCAAGATGTAAAATTCCTCGACCTCTGCCAGTGCTAAAGTTAAGCTCTGTGCCTTGATTCCTGCaatatcaaatttaaaatagatgTCCAGGAAATCTTTTGTTGAGCTTAAAACAATGTGCAGTGAATTAGGTGGGGCATAAACCGGAATAAAAACGTCTACCATTTGAACAGAAACAGTTGACCTATCTGAACGTGACGCGGGCTTTTTAAAAGTTCCTTGTAGCGAAACACCCAGGAaccaaaatatctgaaaatggtCAGCAACTCACATTTAAGATGTTTGTGGACAATTTTGCAGGTTACTGGATCCAGGTCAAATTTCTAACTTTGttgtattttaaaaggaatatcaTGTTTTTCGCTTTGAGTTCCAAGCAGGAGGAAAGGTGAAAACATTTAGTGGAAGTAGAGGGCAATTTTTCTTGGCGACCGGCCGAGAATAAAATATATACGTTACTCAGTGCACAGCTGTTTTCAGAGATCTCTGGGTGGCTCTGAAAAGAGCCTTTGGGGTTTGCTTCTTAAGCGCCAACTTTCTACTTCTTTTTGGGAGCCGCCTTCTTTGCCTTTGCAGCTTTGGGTTTTGCCGCCTTGGGCTTGGCAGCTTTGGGTTTCGCCGCTTTTGGCTTCACTGCCTTAGGCTTAGCGGGGCTCTTAGCAGCCTTCTTCGGCTTTGCCGCGGCTTTGGTTTTCTTGGGACTCTTGGCCACCTTTTTGACGCCAGCGGCTGCAGGCTTCTTCGCCTTCTTGGGAGTCTTCTTCACCGCCTTCTTCGCTCCCGCAGCCTTCTTGGGCTTCTTAGGGGTGGCCCCTGCGGGTTTTTTCGCTTTAGCAGCCCCCGCCTTCTTGGCCTTCGGCTTGGCTTCCCCGGTGGGCGCCTTCCTATTGAGCTTAAAGGAGCCGGAAGCACCCGTGCCCTTGGTCTGCACAAGGGTACCCTTGCTCACCAGGCTCTTGAGACCCAGCTTGATTCGACTGTTGTTCTTCTCCACGTCGTAGCCGCCAGCTGCTAGCGTCTTCTTGAGCGCTGCCAAAGAAAGGCCATTGCGCTCTTTGGAGGCAGCCACAGCCTTAGTGATCAGCTCGGAAACTGGGGGCCCGGTCGCCTTGCGCTTAGCCGCGCCACCGCTCGCGGATTTCTTAGTAGACTTCTTCTTGGCAGGAGATTTCTCCACCGGCGCCGGGGCAGCCGTCTCAGCAGGAGCGGTCTCCGACATGGCGATGGGAGAAACTGCTAGAAGAAGAGAGATTCAAAACCCAAAGAGCAAGTTTTGCAATGCTACCTTGCTCGGGCCCGGGGCTTATATAAGCCGGTGCTGCCCTGTGATTGGTGGAGTGTCCGATCCACCGCCCTCAGGCAGCCGGCTTTCGTGGTTGGACTCCCAAATTGTGTTTGTTAGTCCCAAAATTTGATTAAATGCTAAAAACAGTGGTACAGAATTTGACTCTTTGAAGCTCCATAGGAGGAAAACAGCCTCCATGTTCACatacttgtttgtgtttttatgaaTCACGCTCAAttaatgaaagatatttttaaaaatcccttcagCTTTTCATATGTGTGCATCGGGCGTAAGGCATCGAGCTAGTTAGTTGCATGTTGCAATAAATTTTTACTAAGTACCAAGTGAACgttttttaaaaggctttgtCCCTAAGTTCGGCCTTTGATTTTTGCAAGAGGAAAGACACTAGGTTCCGTGGTTTTGCCATAAACTTTGTTTCAAACTGCGGCAAGTAACACAGGCGCGGGACAGCTGGTTGCCTACAGCCCCAAATTAACCATATAGATCTTACTTTAAAAACCGGTTCTGCCTCCCAAGGAGTTTCCACGTGCCACTGTCTTTAGAGAATGGGATTTTGCCGCTAGGAAAAGTTCTGTTGCCAAAGTGACTTCTTCCAGAAGGAATAGAAATTGCTTTGGCTACAGGATCCAATGACCTGCATTCAAAcaaatttggtttgtttttgattGAGATGCTTTCTATCTTTAATTCCTAAGCGAATCcaataaaataacaaagaaaaatgctTAACCCCGataatgtattttagaaaaaaaccctgaaaccTGCTAAAAATTATTCAAGGTCTTCCAGTAGCCCTCGAAAGCGCAAACTGTTTAGATGGCGTGGGACTTTGTCCCTCTTTCACGGTGCTTTTCCCAATGCTCTCAAAGTCCTTACCTCCATCAACATTTAACAAATTACACGGTCAAAACACCTTCTTTTGTAGGACATCACTGTggatatttttgtgtgtttaagtGAAGATAGACCTGTATCTTCCAGTGAAATAATTGGCCACTGACTATAAGTGTGGACTGGCTCTTAAGGGACTGGAGGTTATAGAAGTTTAAGAGAATTCAGGAAAACATTAACATCCAAGGGAACTGAGGCAATGACCAGGAAGTGGAATGGAGGATGAAGTTTGCTATTTattgggaggtgggagggggaggcatGGACAGGATTTTGTGCCTGGATGGGGTGATGATTAGGATCTCTCATGCAATCAACAGTCAATTCTCCCCTGTGAAAAACTGTAGGCCAATACACTTCATCTCTTCAGGAGCTCCTGGAGTTGAAACTATAGCCTACTATGGCCAAATCTAGACAGTGGCCTATTTTTGTATGGCCGTCGAACtgagtttttctatttttaaattgtatttttaaaaaactgtgacAGACTATATGTtgcctgcaaaacctaaaatacttactatttGGCTCTTTTGCTGTTTTGTATTCCttctcacagacacagttcatgGTGCGTTGCTACAGGCCTGCCTCTTTCAGGACTATGCAAATAAAGATCTAAAGAAAAGATCTTAACAAGAAAATGTTCCAACTAAGTATTTCCCACTTTTTCAATCACAAAACTTTCAGAAAATTGGGGGAGAAGGTTGGGGGAAGTCATGCTTTACAGGAGAGGagcacaataaataaaaagagctaACATTCATTGAGCATTTAAGTGTCAGGAACTAGTCTAAGCATGCCCTACAAACTAATTCGTCTGCTACATTTTACAGCTGTTCTAGATGAGTCCCAGAGAGATGAGTAATTTGGCAGACTATACAGCTAGTAGTAATTGGCAGCTGTGAGGCTTGAACCTCGACCACTATTTCTTTCCACAACAGGAAGGCAAGAGGCGCATTTTCTGAAGTCAAGGAGCTAGGGTacttagcaaaaacaaaaaaacaaacaaacaaaaaaacccttcatTTGCCATTTACACAATTATCCACAGAAACCAATAAACTTTCACAAGGTATGGGCCAGTTTTTCTTCAGTCGCTTCGTGTAGCCAAAGGTTTAATAGTTGTTATCACTTTAAGTACGCTTCACCAGAAACAGCTCAATAGGCTGACTAGCACAGAATACAGTAACCTCCGTCTGCAGCTTAATCTCCGAATATGCAGCACTCAAGTGGCACAGTAACAATTGAGCCCACAACAGATATTTCATCAAAACCCTCctgccatttttcttttgggggtAACGTATCCTCTAGAATGAACAGTTCCTTTCTGGTGACAGTTGAGGGGCTCTGAAAAGAGCCTTTTCGGATGAGGTATATTAATAGAAGGCGGTGTAAGTTTTAAGCCCTTTCCCCGCGAATGCGGCGGGCGAGCTGGATGTCCTTGGGCATGATGGTGACGCGCTTGGCGTGGATGGCACACAGGTTGGTGTCCTCGAAGAGCCCCACCAGGTAGGCCTCGCACGCCTCCTGCAGCGCCATCACGGCCGAGCTCTGGAAGCGCAGGTCGGTCTTGAAGTCCTGCGCGATCTCGCGCACCAACCGCTGGAACGGGAGCTTGCGGATCAGCAGCTCCGTGGACTTCTGGTAGCGGCGGATCTCGCGCAGGGCCACCGTGCCGGGCCGGTAGCGGTGCGGCTTCTTCACGCCGCCCGTGGCCGGCGCGCTCTTGCGGGCCGCCTTGGTGGCCAGCTGTTTGCGCGGCGCCTTGCCACCAGTGGACTTGCGAGCGGTCTGCTTAGTGCGAGCCATGCATAAGCGGTGCGAATTACTTTAACAGTAGTAAGAAGAACCAGTCGTCCCAATATATATAGGGACCCTCGCGTCTTGATTGGACAATAAACTGATGCCTCCCTCGCCTGTCCCGTCCTTCCCCGCCCACAGAATTGGTTCTAGGCTTATTCCTCAAAGAAAAGGAAGCGTTTT from Mesoplodon densirostris isolate mMesDen1 chromosome 10, mMesDen1 primary haplotype, whole genome shotgun sequence encodes the following:
- the LOC132497381 gene encoding histone H2B type 1-L; its protein translation is MPELAKSAPAPKKGSKKAVTKAQKKDGKKRKRSRKESYSVYVYKVLKQVHPDTGISSKAMGIMNSFVNDIFERIAGEASRLAHYNKRSTITSREIQTAVRLLLPGELAKHAVSEGTKAVTKYTSSK
- the LOC132497371 gene encoding histone H2A type 1-like, with amino-acid sequence MSGRGKQGGKVRAKAKTRSSRAGLQFPVGRVHRLLRKGNYAERVGAGAPVYLAAVLEYLTAEILELAGNAARDNKKTRIIPRHLQLAIRNDEELNKLLGKVTIAQGGVLPNIQAVLLPKKTESHHKAKGK
- the H1-5 gene encoding histone H1.5 codes for the protein MSETAPAETAAPAPVEKSPAKKKSTKKSASGGAAKRKATGPPVSELITKAVAASKERNGLSLAALKKTLAAGGYDVEKNNSRIKLGLKSLVSKGTLVQTKGTGASGSFKLNRKAPTGEAKPKAKKAGAAKAKKPAGATPKKPKKAAGAKKAVKKTPKKAKKPAAAGVKKVAKSPKKTKAAAKPKKAAKSPAKPKAVKPKAAKPKAAKPKAAKPKAAKAKKAAPKKK